The DNA sequence CAACATATTGTGGCCGTCCGTCGGACCCTGGAACAAGTTTCCTCGGACGGGGGGTTCTGGGGCTGCGCCAGCCCTCGCTCTTCCGCCTAGCTGTCGATGTGCAGGCCGAGGCAAGAGAAAAAGAGTAGAAGATCCGTGGAAGATTGACGCATTCCATTTGTTTTTGGGGAGGAGTTTCGTAAGATTAGCCAAATTCCGGAAGGGAGCGGGGAGCTACGGGAGGACGATCGAGGGGGAGACGTGGGCCCATGTGTTACGCGGAGGCTGGGATAGCCCCGGGGGTGCCGTTCGAGGTCCGTACTCGGCGAACGGCGGTTCCAAGGCCACAACCCGTCAGTTCGATGTACGACGGAATCCAGCCGGGCGGTGCCGTGGGTCCAGGTTGCGCAGGCAGACCAGACGGAAAGGGCAAGTCCCACCGAACAGCGGTGACCGGCAGCGAGGGCGGCGATGCAGATCCTGGGGCTGCACTGGCTGGATGCGCTGGTAATTCTCGGTTACGTCGCAGTGATTATGTACCTCGGGCACCGAGCGGGGCGGGGTACTCAAGATACCGAAGATTTCTACATTGCTGGTCGCCGCCTGGGCCGTGTCTACCAGTTCTTCCTGAACTTCGGAAACGCTACAAATGCTGACCAGGCCGTGGCGGTATCCCGGGAGGTCTACCGGACCGGGATCAGCGGCATGTGGATTCAGTACCTCGTCCTCTTCCTGACCCCCTTTTATTGGTTCACCGCTCTCCTCTTCCGGCGCTCCCGCATGATCACGGTGGGTGACTATTTTGTGGAGCGCTTTCGCAGCGTCGGCCTGGGTGCTGCCTACGCCGCCTTCATCTTGCTGATGGCCTTCATCGGGGGAGGAGTCGGGTACATGGTGGCGGCAAAGACCATGATGGCCCTCACCCCGAAGCCCTACGAGAAATACACGCCGGAGGAGCGCCTCGCCGTCGAGCAATTTCGCGAGTTCCAGGTTCTCCGCTCCAAGCTGGACCTTGGGCTGACGCCCGAGGAACAGAAGCGCTACGAGGAGCTGAACGAACGCAATAAGCGGGGAGAACTAAAGTCCTTCATCTCCTACACGGACCCCGTGAAATTCTACTTCGTGTACGGAGGGATCGTCGGAGTCTATACGATGATGGGGGGATTCACCGCCGCTGCCCTCACCGATTCGGTGCAAGGCGTTTTGATGATCGTCTTCTCCATCCTGCTGATCCCTTTGGGCCTGTTCAGGATTGGCGGCTTTCGCGGACTTCACGCCTCAGTTCCCGACTACATGTTTCATCTTTTTGGCTCCGTTACCCTCAGCGACTACGCCTGGTATACGATCGTGGGCATGGTCCTTGCGAACCTGGTCTCGATTGTGGCGGTGTCCACGAACATGGCGGTCGCCGGGTCGGCCAAAGACGAAATGACCGCTCGCGTCGGCGTCCTCTCGGGGATGTTCTTCAAGCGCTTTCTCATGATTTTCTGGGCCCTGGCGGGCCTGCTGGCGATCGGCCTTTACGCCGGCCAACTCCACGATCCTGACCTCATTTGGGGGTACATGACCCGGGACCTGTTGTTCCCGGGCGGGATCGGCCTGATGTTAGCAGGTATCCTGGCCGCCAACATGTCCACACTGGACGCAGGGTCTGTCTCCAATGCGGCGCTCTTCATCCGTAACCTCTACCAGCCCCTCGTTCCGAACAAGTCGGAGCGGCACTACATCAACGTTGGGCGCGTGGTGATTGCCGTAACCCTGCTGGGCGGAATCGGGGCAGCTCTGTTCATCGATGACCTGCTTTCCCTCTACAAATACTTCATCTCGATCCCCGCCATCTTCGGTGCTCCGATCTGGCTTGGGTATGTGTGGCGCCGTCTCACGAAGCCGGCAGTCGTGATCCAAATTGTTCTGAGCCTGACCATCTACGCCGTCATCCCCAATCTCTTCCAGAGCCTGGAGTGGGCGAGGAAGAACCCCGCCTTTCTGCTGGAAACCAAGCCGCGCGTTGTGGAGGTGCGGACGAAGGCGGTCCAGGAGGACGTGGAAAAGGGGCTGGCCGAACGGGTGGGACAGCCCATTGTGAAGCGACGGGTCATCGAGCCGGTGGCGGTGCTCTTCGATCAGGTGGCACGCGAGAATCCAGAAGATCCGAATTCGCCGAAGATCGGCCTGGGCCGTTTCAATGCGGAGATCTGGGTCCTAAGCTGGCTGGGAATCGATTTCACCGGATTCACTAAGGCCCAACTCGTGGCCACCCGCTTTTTCTTCGATGCCCTCTTCCCCTTCGTCGTACTGTTCCTGTTCAGCTACCTCACCAAACCGCTGCCGAAGGATTATCTGGACCGCTTCTTTGCCAAACTTCACACACCCGTGCAGCCTTCCAGGGACCTGGATGAGAAGGCCCTGCAGGAAGCATATCGAAACCCCGCGCGCTTTGAGCGACAGAAACTTTTCCCCGGGTCGAATTGGGAGATTTTGAAACCCTCCAAAGCCGATCTCCTGGGATTTGGGGGAAGCTGGATTGTAGTCGGATTGCTGATCGTTCTGCTGTGGCTGGCGGTCAGGATTCAGTAGAGGGTGGCGGACGGGCGGCTCAGCGGCGTTTTGGCCCCGGTACGAGACCCATCTCAACCCAGATGCGAGGTAAGCCATGCACGTGCAGCCGGTTCAGAGGCGGGAGTACGAGCGCTATCTGCTCGACAGCGCGCGCCAGGGGCTGCAGGACTGGCGGCGCGTTGTGGACCGCTGGAAGGCCTCCGAGCGAACGTACGTTTTGTGGGGCTACAATCCCCCACAGCTACCCCTTCGTCTGGCCTACTTGCTCAGCTACCTGCGAAGGGAGGGCCTCCTGGACCGGTCTGCCACGGAGCAGGCGGTTACGATCCTTCGCGATTATTCGGGCCTGCGCGAGCTGGTGGATCGTGACCTTGCAGACCGCAGAGCCGAAACCCGCGGCCGCCCGCTGCCCCTCTTCGTCAACATCTTCCTTGTCCCCGTACTGGCGGGGATCATCGAGAATTTCCGGCACACCGGAGAAGTGGATCCCACCTTCGTGTCCTGGCTGGAAGAGGAGCTGGCCCTCGCTGTCGAGCCTATTTTCGCCCATCCCGAATGGGGGGCGATGAACCGCGCCATCCTCCGCTCGTGTGGGCTGTGGTATGCGGCCTCCGTCTTGCCAAACCATCCAGAGGCGCCCAAGTGGCGTAAGATGGCCGAGGTCATCGCCATCGATAACCTCGACCACTGGGAGATTGAGGACGCCAGCACCTATCACCCCGTCTGGCTCTTCTACATGTTCTGGTACCTGGACCTAAGGGGAGAACTGGCGCAGATCGACTCACCTTTCGTCCGGTGGTACCTCGAATACTTCGTGCGGATGATCGCTCCGCACGGGACCATCCCCGATTTCGGCGACGGGGAATGGCGCTCCACCTGGTTCCTTTTCGTCCCCTGCTACGAGGCCGCAGCCCGGCAGCTGGGAGATCCCCGCTGGAAATGGGCAGCGGCAAGGATTTTCCGCGCCTGTTCGCCCGTGCTGACGCGCGAGCACCCGCACCCTGCCGAAATCGCAAACTCCCTGCTCCTGGCCCACCAGTGGTGCGACGATTCTTGCCCGGCCGAGCCTCCCAAGGTTCTGTCGTGTGAGCTCCTGGAAGACCTGGTTGGCAAGAAGATCGTTTTCCGGAACGGCTGGGCGCCGGAGTCCACCTACCTGCTCCTGAATTACAAAGAGGAGCACGAGGGCGGCTGGCTCGACCGACAGTACCTTCGCGATACCATCTCGGTCGAAGAAGAGAAAATGCACCACGGCCACTCGGATGAGAACGCCATCGTCACCCTGATGTCGGGGGGTTCCGTCCTGCTCCACGATGGAGGGTATCGTTCCGGACTGCCGTCCGGGAAGTACGGGGCTTACCGCGCCGACTACTTCCACAATCGGCTGGTCGTTCGGAACGAAGCCCTGGATGCCGCTCAGGACGTTTACGAACTCCTGCGCAACAGCGGAGCGTATCGACCCGTGCGGAGCTACAAGATCGATTTCCTGACACTGGAAAGAGTCGACTACTCGCGCACGCGCCTCGTCGATCAAAGGCAGGGTTTCCTCTGGGACCGGGCGCTCGTCTTCTTGCGCGAGGAGGAAGAGTTTCTGGTGGTGGATGGCTTCTGTCCGCTGAGGGAGGACTTTTTCACGGTTTCCTGCCTCTGGCACGCCCAGCAGATGGTGCTTCCGAGAGAAGATCTGGCCCTTGCATCGTACCAGGAGCTGTCCGGCGAGAAGCTTCGCGATGACCGTTCCCTGCTGATCCGCTTCCTGGCGCCTGCGCGAGGACGTCGTCGAGGTACCTTCGAGATCGAGCGCCACTACGGCACGGAGATCTGTTTCCACGAAACCTGCTCTGCGGGCTTCCTCGCGGGACGGTGGCTGGCCTTCGTGACGCATCTGGCCCCGATTGCAAAAGGCAAAGACTGGCAGGATCGAGCCGGCGCCGCCGAACTCCTGGCAACCTCGTGGGGGGAGGAGGCGGTCGGGATCCGTTTGACTGGTCGAAACGGAACCAGGCACACCCTCCTTGTGAAGCTGAACCTCGATCGCGAACGCCTCTCAGGTAACGTCCGCCCCCGCTACACGTACGAATCCGGAGCGGTGCAGGTGGGCGATCTGGAGACGGACGCCCATTTCGCCCACGTGTGGGAGGAGGGTGCCAGTGCGGGTTACTCGGCATCCGTGCTCACGGGCCTCCGTTGGCGAGGGAAAACGTTGCTGGCTGTGCCGAGGGGCACCTTCGGGCTTCAGCTGGACGGCGCGCCGGATCGTGAAGCCCAGGCCAAGTGGCGAGCGTGGGAAGGAAAAATTCCCCTGTAAGGCTACCCGGCTCCCTGGGGAGACCACAGCCGGGAATCACCTCCGCCCGGCAGAGGGAGCTCGCCAGAGCGAGGACCCCCTTCGCCGCAGACCTTTGGGCAAAGTCGTTGGCCTATTTGGGACGGGACTTGTTTGCTGACCCACTTGCGAAAGCTTCGACGCCTGCTTCACCTCGAAGACGTCGACTTTCTGGGGCCGGTGGCGAAAGCCATCCTGGTAATTACCGGTCTCTCC is a window from the candidate division KSB1 bacterium genome containing:
- a CDS encoding sodium:solute symporter family protein, producing MQILGLHWLDALVILGYVAVIMYLGHRAGRGTQDTEDFYIAGRRLGRVYQFFLNFGNATNADQAVAVSREVYRTGISGMWIQYLVLFLTPFYWFTALLFRRSRMITVGDYFVERFRSVGLGAAYAAFILLMAFIGGGVGYMVAAKTMMALTPKPYEKYTPEERLAVEQFREFQVLRSKLDLGLTPEEQKRYEELNERNKRGELKSFISYTDPVKFYFVYGGIVGVYTMMGGFTAAALTDSVQGVLMIVFSILLIPLGLFRIGGFRGLHASVPDYMFHLFGSVTLSDYAWYTIVGMVLANLVSIVAVSTNMAVAGSAKDEMTARVGVLSGMFFKRFLMIFWALAGLLAIGLYAGQLHDPDLIWGYMTRDLLFPGGIGLMLAGILAANMSTLDAGSVSNAALFIRNLYQPLVPNKSERHYINVGRVVIAVTLLGGIGAALFIDDLLSLYKYFISIPAIFGAPIWLGYVWRRLTKPAVVIQIVLSLTIYAVIPNLFQSLEWARKNPAFLLETKPRVVEVRTKAVQEDVEKGLAERVGQPIVKRRVIEPVAVLFDQVARENPEDPNSPKIGLGRFNAEIWVLSWLGIDFTGFTKAQLVATRFFFDALFPFVVLFLFSYLTKPLPKDYLDRFFAKLHTPVQPSRDLDEKALQEAYRNPARFERQKLFPGSNWEILKPSKADLLGFGGSWIVVGLLIVLLWLAVRIQ